One region of Gossypium raimondii isolate GPD5lz chromosome 6, ASM2569854v1, whole genome shotgun sequence genomic DNA includes:
- the LOC105774240 gene encoding 3-oxoacyl-[acyl-carrier-protein] synthase II, chloroplastic, producing the protein MASSSMVSPVCTCLVAGCMSVTCGKDQSQSSFLRSSAFASSSKRHGRWARTRRRALLSQCSGRGNGSTKNQDGSMISAFYGFGIQGLMASWLTFEPCNDYYSSKNCSLFGQNRSFSYFFGPKILPNRKQRRLNGGAACSGEAMAVAPQPTREITTKKKPPTDQRRVVVTGMGVVTPLGHDLDVFYNKLLEGSSGISEIETFDCAQFPTRIAGEIKFVSADGWVAPKLSKRMDKFMLYMLIAGKKALKDGGVTEDVMDELDKAKCGVLIGSAMGGMKVFNDAIEALRISYKKMNPFCVPFATTNMGSAMLAMDLGWMGPNYSISTACATSNFCILNAANHIISGEADMMLCGGSDAAIIPIGLGGFVACRALSQRNNDPTKASRPWDINRDGFVMGEGAGVLLLEELEHAKRRGATIYAEFLGGSFNSDAYHLTEPHPDGVGAILCIEKALAQSGVAREDVNYINAHASSTAVGDIKEFQALLHCFGKNPKLRVNSTKSMTGHLLGAAGAVEAVAAIQAIRTGWVHPNINLENPDEGVDANVLVGPKKERLNVKAALSNSFGFGGHNSSIIFMPYK; encoded by the exons ATGGCATCTTCATCAATGGTGAGTCCGGTATGCACTTGTTTGGTCGCTGGTTGCATGTCTGTCACGTGCGGGAAAGACCAGTCACAGTCATCATTTCTCCGTTCATCAgcctttgcttcttcttctaaGAGACACGGTCGTTGGGCTCGCACTAGAAGGAGAGCTCTTCTTTCTCAATGCAGCGGCAGAGGCAATGGCTCAACCAAAAACCAAGACGGGAGCATGATTTCAGCGTTTTATGGATTCGGCATTCAAGGCTTGATGGCTTCCTGGTTAACTTTTGAGCCCTGTAATGACTACTATTCCTCCAAAAATTGCAGCCTTTTTGGTCAAAATAGAAGCTTTTCTTATTTCTTTGGACCCAAAATCCTTCCCAATCGCAAGCAAAGAAGACTCAATGGAGGAGCTGCCTGTTCTG GAGAAGCCATGGCTGTAGCTCCGCAACCCACTAGGGAAATCACGACAAAAAAGAAACCTCCTACGGACCAAAGACGAGTTGTTGTGACAGGGATGGGAGTGGTAACTCCACTTGGACATGACCTCGATGTCTTCTACAACAAGTTGCTAGAGGGTTCTAGTGGAATAAGTGAAATTGAGACTTTTGACTGTGCCCAGTTTCCAACC AGAATTGCTGGAGAGATAAAATTTGTCTCGGCTGATGGTTGGGTTGCACCAAAACTCTCCAAGAGGATGGACAAATTCATGCTTTATATGCTTATTGCTGGGAAAAAAGCCCTGAAAGATGGTGGAGTAACTGAAGATGTAATGGATGAGTTAGATAAAGCGAAATGTGGAGTTTTAATTGGTTCAGCAATGGGTGGCATGAAG GTTTTCAATGATGCAATTGAAGCATTGAGGATCTCATACAAGAAGATGAATCCTTTTTGTGTACCATTTGCAACTACAAATATGGGTTCTGCAATGCTTGCAATGGATTTG GGTTGGATGGGTCCTAACTATTCAATATCCACTGCATGTGCAACAAGCAACTTTTGCATATTAAATGCGGCAAACCACATCATTAGCGGTGAAGCT GATATGATGCTTTGTGGTGGCTCCGATGCTGCAATTATACCGATTG gATTGGGAGGATTTGTGGCATGCAGAGCACTCTCTCAGAGGAACAACGACCCTACCAAAGCTTCACGCCCTTGGGATATT AATCGTGATGGATTTGTCATGGGGGAAGGTGCTGGGGTTCTACTTTTAGAAGAATTGGAGCATGCTAAG AGGAGAGGTGCAACCATCTATGCAGAATTTTTGGGTGGAAGCTTCAATAGTGATGCTTATCACCTGACTGAACCACATCCTGATG GAGTTGGTGCCATTCTCTGCATAGAAAAGGCGTTGGCTCAGTCTGGTGTAGCTAGAGAAGATGTAAATTACATTAATGCTCATGCATCATCTACAGCAGTTGGAGACATTAAAGAATTCCAGGCTCTCCTACATTGCTTTGGCAAGAATCCCAAg TTAAGGGTGAACTCTACAAAGTCAATGACTGGTCACTTATTGGGAGCTGCTGGTGCTGTTGAAGCTGTTGCAGCAATTCAA gcAATACGGACTGGTTGGGTCCATCCAAACATCAATCTGGAAAACCCTGATGAAGGAGTG GATGCAAACGTGCTTGTGGgaccaaagaaagaaagattgaaTGTAAAGGCAGCATTATCAAACTCCTTCGGGTTTGGCGGCCACAACTCCTCCATCATTTTCATGCCATACAAATAA